CCGCAGACGCCCTTGCGCTCATGGAGCGACATCTCATCACGGTCTTGCCTGTGTCTGAGGGGCAGGGAAGGATCCTCGGGGTCGTCCATCTCCACGACCTTCTTGGCAAAGGGAGGTTTACGTTCGAGGTGTAGCAAAGATTGGAGCTTGAGGTTCTTTTGAGTTAGGGTTCAGGATATGGTCTAAAAACGGGCATGAAGACGAGCCCTGGCCCGAAGGAGCTTGTAAGAGAACGGGATTACTAGCTGTTCCTGCGGTTTGTCCCTTTTTACCTGCAGGACTCGGCGCACCCAGCGGGCATTCATAGGACGCCCAAGGAGGAAGATATCATGGCACGTGGACTCAACAAGGTGTTGCTTATCGGCCGACTCGGCGCAGATCCCGAGATCCGCTACACCCAAAGCGGCACAGGTGTGGCAACTTTCCGCATCGCGACAAATCGAAGCATCAAACGCAACGACCAGTGGGAAGAGGTGACGGACTGGCACAGGATTGTGGCATGGGATCGGCTTGCGGAGACCGTCAGCCAGTATCTCAAGAAGGGGAG
The genomic region above belongs to Deltaproteobacteria bacterium and contains:
- a CDS encoding single-stranded DNA-binding protein gives rise to the protein MARGLNKVLLIGRLGADPEIRYTQSGTGVATFRIATNRSIKRNDQWEEVTDWHRIVAWDRLAETVSQYLKKGSLVFIEGELRTRAWEDKDGNKRYTTEVFARNMQMLDSRGEKDRESPDFEVGPPPIEDDVPF